A single region of the Melopsittacus undulatus isolate bMelUnd1 chromosome 10, bMelUnd1.mat.Z, whole genome shotgun sequence genome encodes:
- the TLX3 gene encoding T-cell leukemia homeobox protein 3: MEPPAGAQGQHEPISFGIDQILNSPEQDNAAPQPPRGPDGAAFLGGPGGRGGAHYPALPAPFPAIGAPFEESGSYSVNLSLAPAGVIRVPAHRPIPGAVPPPISSAIPAMPAVPSLGSLNFPWMESSRRFVKDRFTAAAALTPFTVTRRIGHPYQNRTPPKRKKPRTSFSRVQICELEKRFHRQKYLASAERAALAKSLKMTDAQVKTWFQNRRTKWRRQTAEEREAERQQASRLMLQLQHDAFQKSLNESIQPDPLCLHNSSLFALQNLQPWEEESAKIPPVTSLV; the protein is encoded by the exons ATGGAGCCGCCGGCGGGCGCGCAGGGGCAGCACGAGCCCATCAGCTTCGGCATCGACCAGATCCTCAACAGCCCCGAGCAGGACAACGCGGCCCCGCAGCCCCCGCGCGGCCCCGACGGAGCGGCCTTCCTGGGCGGCCCCGGCGGCCGCGGCGGCGCGCACTACCCGGCGCTGCCGGCGCCGTTCCCGGCCATCGGAGCGCCCTTCGAGGAGTCTGGATCTTACAGTGTGAACCTCAGCCTGGCCCCCGCGGGCGTGATCCGGGTGCCGGCGCACAGGCCCATCCCTGGGGCAGTGCCGCCGCCCATCTCCAGCGCCATCCCGGCCATGCCCGCCGTGCCCAGCCTGGGCAGCCTCAACTTCCCctggatggagagcagcaggcGTTTCGTCAAGGACCGCTTCACAG cggcggcggcgctgACGCCCTTCACGGTGACCCGGCGGATCGGGCACCCCTACCAGAACCGGACTCCGCCGAAGCGCAAGAAGCCGAGAACGTCCTTCTCCCGAGTGCAGATCTGCGAGCTGGAGAAGCGCTTCCACCGGCAGAAGTACCTGGCCTCGGCCGAACGCGCTGCCCTCGCCAAGTCACTCAAGATGACAGACGCGCAGGTGAAGACCTGGTTCCAGAACCGGCGCACCAAGTGGCG GCGGCAGACGGCGGAGGAGCGGGAGGCCGAGCGGCAGCAGGCGAGCCggctgatgctgcagctgcagcacgACGCCTTCCAGAAGTCGCTGAACGAGTCGATCCAGCCGGACCCGCTGTGCCTGCACAACTCATCGCTGTTCGCACTGCAGAACCTGCAGCCCTGGGAGGAGGAGAGCGCCAAGATCCCTCCGGTCACGTCCCTCGTCTGA